Proteins encoded in a region of the Xylocopa sonorina isolate GNS202 chromosome 1, iyXylSono1_principal, whole genome shotgun sequence genome:
- the LOC143422819 gene encoding bifunctional methylenetetrahydrofolate dehydrogenase/cyclohydrolase, mitochondrial-like, producing the protein MFDIMFFWKELLKITLHDSLRQLHTSKNLQKAVIINGKQIASEIQSELKATVNSWINDNRKKPKLVAIIVGNDPASKVYIKRKIKAANFIGIENYTIQLEENSTQKDLIKEIDHLNKDQTVDGILVQLPLMKHMNEQEVCQAIVPHKDVDGFHLENLGSLALSTDGIVPATALAVKELIIRSNIDTFGKNAVVVGRSKHVGLPIALLLHADSKDKINALDMTTTICHRHTPHTELEKFTKLADLVVVAAGIPGLITKEMIKPGACIIDVGITRIKTDNKYKLVGDVDFENVKEIAGYITPVPGGVGPMTVAMLMKNTVLAAQKNYENSEKYRLNKIGLIMDKSF; encoded by the exons ATGTTTGATATCATGTTTTTCTGGAAGGAGCTTTTAAAAATTACTTTGCATGACTCCTTGAGGCAACTACATACTTCAAAAAATTT GCAAAAAGCTGTTATAATAAATGGTAAACAAATAGCTAGTGAAATTCAAAGTGAACTGAAAGCAACTGTTAATAGTTGGATAAATGATAATAGAAAGAAACCTAAATTAGTAGCTATAATAGTTGGAAATGATCCAGCTAGTAAAGTATACATCAAAAGAAAAATTAAAGCTGCAAATTTTATTG GAATTGAAAATTATACCATTCAGTTAGAAGAAAATAGCACACAAAAAGACCTTATTAAAGAAATTGATCATTTAAACAAAGATCAGACTGTGGATGGAATTCTTGTACAACTACCATTAATGAAACACATGAATGAACAAGAAGTATGCCAGGCAATTGTCCCACATAAAGATGTTGATGGCTTTCATTTAGAAAATTTAGGTAGTTTGGCATTAAGTACAGATGGGATTGTTCCTGCAACTGCTTTGGCAGTAAAAGAATTAATAATTAGGAGCAATATTGATACTTTTGGGAAAAATGCAGTGGTAGTTGGAAGATCCAAACATGTTGGTTTACCCATAGCATTACTTTTACATGCAGACAGCAAAG ATAAAATAAATGCGTTGGATATGACTACAACCATATGTCATCGTCATACTCCTCATACTGAATTAGAGAAATTTACAAAATTGGCGGACCTAGTGGTTGTAGCAGCTGGTATTCCTGGTTTAATCACCAAGGAAATGATAAAACCGGGAGCATGCATAATTGATGTAGGGATTACAAGAATAAAAACAGATAATAAGTATAAATTAGTAGGTGATGTAGACTTTGAAAATGTAAAAGAAATTGCTGGATATATAACTCCTGTACCTGGAGGTGTAGGTCCTATGACTGTAGCAATGCTAATGAAAAACACAGTTCTAGCAGCTCAAAAGAATTATGAAAACTCAGAAAAATACAGACTTAACAAAATTGGATTGATAATGGATAAAAGCTTCTGA
- the LOC143422788 gene encoding glyoxylate reductase/hydroxypyruvate reductase-like isoform X1 has translation MLLSTFFSCAKLTQRSLLSISVKLSQYNSPKFVTFDSMKMSRPKVLITRPDIPAAGLNLLKEQCDIILWEKPEPIPRSALLSKIKNVDAVYCLLTDKIDEEVLNAAGSQLKVVASMSVGVDHLDLQALKRRNIKVGYTPGILTNATAELTVALLLATSRRLIEANRAIYKGEWKAWSPTWMCGPGLSGSTIGIVGLGRIGTQVAKCLKSFNTAKILYTSRSVKQEASEFGGERVEFNVLLQESDFIIVTTALTQETKQMFNQDAFKQMKRSAIFINISRGEVVDQPALIEALKTGTIKAAGLDVMTPEPIPLDSELLKLDNCVILPHIGSAAIETREQMSIITAKNIMAVLKGSPADMPTPLQL, from the exons atgttgTTATCTACTTTTTTTTCCTGTGCTAAACTAACTCAAAGGTCACTGCTTTCAATCTCTGTGAAACTTTCACAATATAATAGCCCGAAATTTGTAACATTTGACTCGATGAAAATGAGTCGACCGAAAGTATTAATCACTCGCCCAGACATTCCAGCTGCAGGATTAAACTTACTTAAAGAACA atgcgatatcattcTATGGGAAAAGCCAGAACCAATTCCTAGGTCAGCATTATtatcaaaaataaaaaatgtggATGCTGTTTACTGTTTGCTGACAGACAAAATAGATGAGGAGGTTTTAAATGCAGCAGGATCACAATTGAAAGTTGTAGCTTCTATGTCGGTTGGTGTTGACCACTTAGATTTGCAAGCTTTAAAACGGAGAAACATTAAAGTTGGTTATACACCAGGCATTTTAACAAATGCAACAGCTGAATTAACTGTAGCATTATTACTAGCTACATCTAGAAGATTAATAGAAGCAAACAGAGCTATCTATAA GGGTGAATGGAAAGCATGGTCGCCTACTTGGATGTGTGGTCCAGGATTATCTGGATCAACAATTGGAATAGTAGGTTTAGGCCGTATTGGCACTCAAGTGGCAAAGTGCCTTAAAAGCTTCAATACTGCCAAAATATTATACACAAGCAGAAGTGTTAAACAAGAAGCATCCGAGTTTGGAGGTGAAAGGGTTGAATTTAATGTGTTACTACAAGAGAGCGACTTTATAATTGTTACTACAGCTTTAACACAGGAAACTAAACAAATGTTTAACCAAGATGCATTCAAACAAATGAAAAGATCTGCTATATTTATAAACATCAGCAGAGGGGAAGTTGTTGATCAACCAGCTTTGATAGAAGCTTTAAAAACTGGAACAATCAAAGCTGCAGGTTTAGATGTTATGACTCCTGAGCCTATTCCATTAGATAGTGAATTATTGAAATTGGATAATTGCG ttatacTGCCTCACATTGGTAGTGCTGCTATAGAAACACGAGAACAAATGTCAATAATCACAGCTAAAAATATTATGGCAGTCTTGAAAGGATCTCCAGCAGATATGCCTACTCCACTACAATTATAG
- the LOC143422788 gene encoding glyoxylate reductase/hydroxypyruvate reductase-like isoform X2 produces the protein MKMSRPKVLITRPDIPAAGLNLLKEQCDIILWEKPEPIPRSALLSKIKNVDAVYCLLTDKIDEEVLNAAGSQLKVVASMSVGVDHLDLQALKRRNIKVGYTPGILTNATAELTVALLLATSRRLIEANRAIYKGEWKAWSPTWMCGPGLSGSTIGIVGLGRIGTQVAKCLKSFNTAKILYTSRSVKQEASEFGGERVEFNVLLQESDFIIVTTALTQETKQMFNQDAFKQMKRSAIFINISRGEVVDQPALIEALKTGTIKAAGLDVMTPEPIPLDSELLKLDNCVILPHIGSAAIETREQMSIITAKNIMAVLKGSPADMPTPLQL, from the exons ATGAAAATGAGTCGACCGAAAGTATTAATCACTCGCCCAGACATTCCAGCTGCAGGATTAAACTTACTTAAAGAACA atgcgatatcattcTATGGGAAAAGCCAGAACCAATTCCTAGGTCAGCATTATtatcaaaaataaaaaatgtggATGCTGTTTACTGTTTGCTGACAGACAAAATAGATGAGGAGGTTTTAAATGCAGCAGGATCACAATTGAAAGTTGTAGCTTCTATGTCGGTTGGTGTTGACCACTTAGATTTGCAAGCTTTAAAACGGAGAAACATTAAAGTTGGTTATACACCAGGCATTTTAACAAATGCAACAGCTGAATTAACTGTAGCATTATTACTAGCTACATCTAGAAGATTAATAGAAGCAAACAGAGCTATCTATAA GGGTGAATGGAAAGCATGGTCGCCTACTTGGATGTGTGGTCCAGGATTATCTGGATCAACAATTGGAATAGTAGGTTTAGGCCGTATTGGCACTCAAGTGGCAAAGTGCCTTAAAAGCTTCAATACTGCCAAAATATTATACACAAGCAGAAGTGTTAAACAAGAAGCATCCGAGTTTGGAGGTGAAAGGGTTGAATTTAATGTGTTACTACAAGAGAGCGACTTTATAATTGTTACTACAGCTTTAACACAGGAAACTAAACAAATGTTTAACCAAGATGCATTCAAACAAATGAAAAGATCTGCTATATTTATAAACATCAGCAGAGGGGAAGTTGTTGATCAACCAGCTTTGATAGAAGCTTTAAAAACTGGAACAATCAAAGCTGCAGGTTTAGATGTTATGACTCCTGAGCCTATTCCATTAGATAGTGAATTATTGAAATTGGATAATTGCG ttatacTGCCTCACATTGGTAGTGCTGCTATAGAAACACGAGAACAAATGTCAATAATCACAGCTAAAAATATTATGGCAGTCTTGAAAGGATCTCCAGCAGATATGCCTACTCCACTACAATTATAG
- the LOC143422807 gene encoding mitochondrial thiamine pyrophosphate carrier isoform X1, with protein sequence MGISLKGNDQNLDHAVAGAISGSVTRFLCQPLDVVKIRFQLQVEPIGNHHGSKYHSLLQAFYTMFKEEGIVSLWKGHVPAQVLSVVYGMSQFYSYEMFMNVSRHFSLSNEWKYSTKFIAGASAGAVATIVSFPFDTIRTRLVAQSTNHQVYKGLFHCCSCIIKHESPKTFFYGLLPTLLQILPHSGLQFAFYGFFTDMYKKYSNEIDTSFHNSMISGSIAGLLAKTAIYPFDLSRKRLQIQGFKSGRKNFGTFFECRGLIDCLRVTVKAEGVRGLFKGLVPSQIKATATTALHFTTYEQSLKALKALRLHFSE encoded by the exons ATGGGTATCTCATTAAAAGGCAATGATCAGAATTTAGATCATGCTGTGGCAGGAGCTATAAGTGGATCTGTAACAAGATTTCTTTGTCAACCATTAGATGTTGTAAAAATTAGGTTTCAG TTGCAAGTTGAACCAATTGGTAACCATCATGGTAGTAAATATCATTCGTTACTCCAAGCATTTTACACCATGTTTAAGGAAGAAGGTATAGTTTCTTTATGGAAAGGACATGTTCCTGCTCAAGTACTGTCAGTTGTATATGGAATGAGCCAG ttCTATTCATATGAAATGTTTATGAATGTATCTCGTCATTTTTCATTGTCAAATGAGTGGAAATATTCAACCAAATTTATAGCTGGTGCAAGTGCTGGCGCTGTAGCTACAATTGTATCATTTCCTTTTGATACCATAAGAACAAGATTAGTGGCACAGTCAACTAATCACCAAGTCTACAAAGGACTTTTTCACTGCTGCAG TTGCATCATAAAACATGAATCTCCAAAGACATTTTTTTATGGACTACTACCAACTTTACTACAAATTCTACCACACAGTGGTCTGCAATTTGCATTTTATGGGTTCTTTACTGATATGTATAAGAAATATTCTAATGAAATTGATACTAGTTTTCATAATTCTATGATATCTGGTAGCATAGCTGGCCTTTTGGCTAAAACTGCCATATATCCTTTTGATCTTAGTAGAAAAAGATTACAGATTCAAGGATTTAAAAGTGGTAGAAAAAATTTTGGTACTTTTTTCGAGTGTAGAGGACTTATAGATTGTTTAAGGGTAACTGTAAAAGCAGAAGGTGTAAGAGGACTTTTTAAAGGTTTAGTACCAAGTCAAATTAAAGCTACTGCAACAACAGCGTTGCATTTTACTACATATGAACAAAGCCTGAAGGCATTAAAAGCACTAAGATTGCACTTTTCTGAATAA
- the LOC143422807 gene encoding mitochondrial thiamine pyrophosphate carrier isoform X2 — protein MGISLKGNDQNLDHAVAGAISGSVTRFLCQPLDVVKIRFQFYSYEMFMNVSRHFSLSNEWKYSTKFIAGASAGAVATIVSFPFDTIRTRLVAQSTNHQVYKGLFHCCSCIIKHESPKTFFYGLLPTLLQILPHSGLQFAFYGFFTDMYKKYSNEIDTSFHNSMISGSIAGLLAKTAIYPFDLSRKRLQIQGFKSGRKNFGTFFECRGLIDCLRVTVKAEGVRGLFKGLVPSQIKATATTALHFTTYEQSLKALKALRLHFSE, from the exons ATGGGTATCTCATTAAAAGGCAATGATCAGAATTTAGATCATGCTGTGGCAGGAGCTATAAGTGGATCTGTAACAAGATTTCTTTGTCAACCATTAGATGTTGTAAAAATTAGGTTTCAG ttCTATTCATATGAAATGTTTATGAATGTATCTCGTCATTTTTCATTGTCAAATGAGTGGAAATATTCAACCAAATTTATAGCTGGTGCAAGTGCTGGCGCTGTAGCTACAATTGTATCATTTCCTTTTGATACCATAAGAACAAGATTAGTGGCACAGTCAACTAATCACCAAGTCTACAAAGGACTTTTTCACTGCTGCAG TTGCATCATAAAACATGAATCTCCAAAGACATTTTTTTATGGACTACTACCAACTTTACTACAAATTCTACCACACAGTGGTCTGCAATTTGCATTTTATGGGTTCTTTACTGATATGTATAAGAAATATTCTAATGAAATTGATACTAGTTTTCATAATTCTATGATATCTGGTAGCATAGCTGGCCTTTTGGCTAAAACTGCCATATATCCTTTTGATCTTAGTAGAAAAAGATTACAGATTCAAGGATTTAAAAGTGGTAGAAAAAATTTTGGTACTTTTTTCGAGTGTAGAGGACTTATAGATTGTTTAAGGGTAACTGTAAAAGCAGAAGGTGTAAGAGGACTTTTTAAAGGTTTAGTACCAAGTCAAATTAAAGCTACTGCAACAACAGCGTTGCATTTTACTACATATGAACAAAGCCTGAAGGCATTAAAAGCACTAAGATTGCACTTTTCTGAATAA